A window from Macaca thibetana thibetana isolate TM-01 chromosome 7, ASM2454274v1, whole genome shotgun sequence encodes these proteins:
- the SLIRP gene encoding SRA stem-loop-interacting RNA-binding protein, mitochondrial translates to MAASAARGAVALRRNIDRPVAFVRKIPWTAASSQLKEYFAQFGHVKRCIVPFDKRTGFHRGLGWVQFSSEEELQNALQQEYHIIDGVKVQVQAQKPKVLPTSDDEEKDF, encoded by the exons ATGGCGGCCTCAGCAGCGAGAGGTGCTGTGGCGCTGCGTAGAAATATCGATCGGCCGGTTGCTTTTGTGAGAAAAATTCCTTGGACTGCGGCGTCGA GTCAGCTGAAAGAATACTTTGCACAGTTTGGCCATGTAAAAAGGTGTATTGTACCTTTT gacAAGAGGACTGGCTTTCACAGAGGTTTGGGTTGGGTTCAGTTTTCTTCAGAAGAAGAACTTCAGAATGCACTACAACAGGAATATCATATTATAGATGGAGTAAag GTCCAGGTTCAAGCTCAAAAGCCAAAAGTTCTGCCGACATCTGATGATGAAGAGAAAGATTTTTGA